The DNA region ACTCAGCTCTTTATAGATGTCACAAAATTTCGTGCAGATGGCAGCACTCCAATTCATAAGATAGCTGGAGAAAAGCCAGGTTTTTCTGATAGTAAAAACAATATTACCAAAGCGATAACCTCTTCCGTGTTCTCGACCATTGAAAGCCTTCACTAAAAATCAAAGCAGTAGAGAGGAGGTTCATATGGTCTCGGGTCAAAGATTAAAGGTGATAAGTTGGATTCACTTAAGAACTGTCGAAGGTGTCCTAAATTAAATAAACGAGCTACCTCCTCTCTTAATCAAGTCGGCAATCTTCGGTTCGATGACCGTGGGTGTGATGATACTTACAGATCAGGCTCTTATCCCCTTTTTCAGGGTCAGATTGGATTGGCCTTGGGTGCCTTGTTTTCCGGTTGCGGCTAACGGCCACTGCTATGGTCGCTACATCGACGCAAAAATTATATTCGGACAATCTCGGGACCTCTTTGTTCCCCGAGGATCGCTCGGCAGCATTTCTGTTCATCAGTCCATGATTATTTTGGCCTCGATCGCTCCTCCTATCATTCTTGCTTGGTTCGCTGTTGCGTCTGTTACTCCTTCGATCAGGTGGACAAGGCTGACACCTGTCATATGATAGTCTCGAATCTCGATATGTTGTTCTCCTCGATCGATCATTCCCTTTACTAGGGCGCCATAACACAGAGGGGGCTCTCAAAATCTTATCATCTTCGACCCTGATCTTCGATTGAACCTGTTATGTACATTAGCCCAAGCGATTGCCGGGTATTCTACCAGATTTTGCTTTAGCTTCATAGATGTAATCGAGCTTCTTAAGTTCAGCCCCTGAGTAAAAGCCTGAACGGCCCAATCATCAGTGACCGGAGGTAAATCTATACGCACCATTTGAAATCGAGCCACAAACTCGCGGAGGGTTTCATCATCTCGCTGCTTAACGTTGAACAAATCTGATTTTCGAGTTTCGACCTTAATGGCTCCGGCATGAGCTTTGACAAAAGCATCCGCAAGCATGGCAAATGAGTCAATCAAATGTTCAGGCAAGTTGTGATACCATATCATTGCTCCCTTGGATAGGGTTTCCCAGAACTTCTTAAGCAAAGACGCGGAATTCCTCTCAGTCCTCGGCGAGATCATTGCCTTTAATAGCGCATGTGTATGCAATCACGTGCTCGTTTGGGTCGGTAGTCCCGTTATACTTTGGGATTCGGGCATACGAAACCTTTTTGGGATCGGCTTCGGCGCAACGCTAGGCGGAAAAGGAATTTGGACGAATTTTTTTGAATCCGGTCCCTTCAACACTAGGGGTGCCCTAGGAATTTGGTCGACCCTTGCGTTATAGTTCTCCACCTTCTTGTCGTTCGCCTCTATCTTCTTTTCCCCAGATTCTACTCGTTTTGTCAGCTCTTTGAGCATCCTTATCAGCTCAACATTTTGTCCGAGATGGCTCCCATTATTTCCAGCAATGTGCCTTTCTTGGGTTTCCTCGGTCTGCTCGGATGGAGCAGCGTCGGgtgcttgattttgattttgcagtTGTGCTATAACCTCTGCCGGGCTTGCAAGCGTGCCATAGCCATGTCCACTCGGTTTTCGGACATTGCAGCGTGGCTCCATTATCCCCACAGACGGGCACATTGCCTATTGATGATCCAATCTGGTTAGGATCGACTAGGGGTACGTTGTTATTAGGTACCCCATTGTAGTTTCCCTCGTGGTGGTTTGATTCAGTGTGAAAGTTGACAGAATGAGAGTCTGACATGTCGGGTAAACCTGAAATCAAACTTCAAAGAACAAGTATAAAGTATCGAGTGTTATCAAAATTCGTACTAaatcaccactattatcctaggccccaaggtgggcgccaaactgtttacccttaaaatggataacaattgaatttgtacgcAGTGGTAAGGATATGTGGTTTAATTCAACACGACATTAGATTACACGAcaaacaaaaaagtaaaaagaaacaTATAGATCTGACCGCGATGAATGCTGACCGGCCTCGAGCACTGGGAACCGAGGTCGGTCCCCTATGACCGGATAATGAACAGTGAGTAACAATGAGGAActtagaaaagatgaatgaaCTTTTATGATTATATTGCTTAGTACACGGTATATCTCTCTCTCTGATGGGAAAAAACTGCCTCAAAATAAATGGGgccctcctctttatatagtagaggagtcctaaccctagtacaattctaacAAAGGAACAGAATCTGGTGACAGTTGTTTGACGTGATCGGTGCTGAAATATCCAGCTGGtggcggatatttcggtcttctGGTCATGGTGTCTAACCGCCTTTTGATTTCGCTTTAACGCCTCGTTCCAAGTCGAGCCTCGATATCGGGTCTGGTAAGGTCGGTCTAATCTTGACCGACCATAACTTGAATACAGGGAAACCGAGGATATCCGTATCCTCGGTTTTATCCGTATACAAAATCAGAAGCGATTCGCTTCTCTTGGAAGGCATTTGTGCTGGACAATAAGTTAAGAATTGGTGATGTTTGTGTATTTGAACTCGCTAAGGGCAGTCAGCCCTTTTTAGATGTCACCATATTTCGTGCAGCTGAGAGCAAACAAATGCTTAAAATAGATGGATGGGTTTCTGATTGTAAAAACAAGATGATCAAAACTAAGAAGTCAGTTCCATGTTCTCAATCCAAAATAGTTCACAGCAGGAAACTGAATCTTGAAAAGAAGCAGAAAGGAGATTCCGATGGTTTCATCACTTCAAAAATTAAAGGTGATCAAACGGCTCATTATAATGTATACTGGTGTATTCTGAAAATCATAGCTTTGACTTTTAAAATCCGTTAAAGGTAGTTTCTTGATCATTTTAATGTAGtcatgttggcttgaatgtttGCAGAAGAACTTGGTGAAGGCACAGGGAAGCATGTGCAACAATTTAAGTCTTCTTGTATGGACCGAGTGGTGGCCAAAGAAATGGTTTTGGCATATCAAAAAGCAAAAGCATTTACATCTGAAAATCCATTCTTCATAAGTTTTATGCAaccatcatatatatgtgtCTCCGGTTAGTGGCCCGATGCAATTGGTAAGATAGCtattcttgaatatttttaGTCATCTAAAGCTAATCCTTGACTATAAGAATAACTATTAAATGATGAATCTTTTGTTCTGTATCATAATGCATCCTTCAAATTGACAGTCCGTAACGCTACCAGCAGCTAGGAATTTTTTTACCACTAAACATAGTGATGTCGTACTTCAAGTTTCAAGCAAGAGACCACGGGCTGTAAGATGCATTCTTGGAATAGCAAACGCAAAGTTCACTGCCGGTTGGAAGGAGTTTGTGCTGGAAAACAATCTAAAAGTAGGTGATGTTTGTGTCTTTGAACGGGTTAGTAGATCCAAACTTCTGTTCAATTTCATTATATTTCCTTCTCCTGAAGGTGTGTAACATTGTTTCACTGTTTAGTACTTAAAACTCCGGtgtatattttgtttaacaACTCTATTTTAGTTGCTTCTTTTTGAAAGGTGAAGGAAACAATGTAATTATTCTCCCTAAGCAGAAACTTTTAGGATCTCTGATTTTGTAACCTTAACTACTCGTAAAGAGTCGAGCATGCTCGACTTTGTTTGTTTCCtctcttcatgtatttcattttttggatattaatatatatgatatacacGTGATTCTCATGTATCACGAAATGGATCTATGATTTCAAGTTCACTTGATGATTTCTTGAAAACCGAATCAATTGCCTCTTTTGTCAGCCTTTCTAGTATAAGAACATCGAGGTATCAAGATGGCTGATCTCTATGAAGTTCAATATAAATTAGCAGGTATCTATGAAGTTCAATATAAATTAGCAAGTGTCGAATGAGACCTCTGGTTAAGGGAGAAGCAACTCCATCcgctgcaccacatcctttggtATGGAGCGCTTCCCCAACATGAGCCCTACGCGGCGTGAATCCGAATTTAGAAGCCGGGCTCctctaaaaaaaattcacactAAAAAAAGTTTACAGTTttgtagggatctagtagcttagttggttggctacctgaactttcatcTTGTTGGTGAGAGATTGAATcccacgttgtaatccccttccccatttccccttTTCTTACCCactatgtataaaaaataaaaaaagacataaattCGGACTAAGGTGAGATAATTAAAAGGTGAATTGAGAATTATAAAAGCACAAACCTTAATAATATTTGTAGTCTatgatttatatttatatacttttatggtgtgataaaataattttgagacTAAATAATACCCATTACCAAACGCATGATAAATTAATATCATGGGTTATTTCGAGAATATAATACGAAAATTATCTAGCATCATTTTTGTCTTTTATCTCGGGATTTATTCAGcaaaatatgggataaaaataaaattataagtatGATATAAATTATAATTCCGAGTAAAGGTAATAGTAACATATGTGTACACCCCATCCCTCCCCCACCCTCGCCATCCCATTTATGGAAATATATCCCTCGATATTGTTATAATAGCTAAAAACATCATCCGTTACAAATTTGGGCGAACAATAAtcctcccgtcattaaagttttcaaatatacccctgtcttgacggaaatcCTAAATCACTAAAATAAcccaatttcaatttttaaacccgctccatcatttaaacccgatccAATTTGGGTGAACAATAACCCTCCCGTCATTTGATTTGAATACTTTtattatagggaaaagggtcaaaaatacccctctactttggaaaaagggctaaaaatatcctctgaagttattttgggtcaaaaatacccctctcgtCCTTAaggttttcaaatatacccctgtcttgatggaaattatcccccaaaaatAACCCAAAATCATTTGTAAATCTGCTCtatcatttaaacccgatccaactaaataataactcaTAAGATCCGCTTATTCTCCaaatacgtaggtttgaagtttgagaaAATTGGGAGAATAAGGGCATCTTATGAGTTAGTATATTTGAACactttaaggatgggaggggtattttttattcaaaataagttcagaaaatatttttagcccttttttcaaagtagagagatatttttgacccttttccctttattatAACTAAGACAAGACTGCCATCATGATCAGTGTaagtaattattaattattcatCCATATAGATAAGGTATGAACGGTTGAAGATAAATGCAACCTTGGTTACTCAATAATAATGCGGTGATGACTATGATTGTTTTGAAGTTTAGATGAAATTTTGTTTTGCTTTATTTGTGTAACCAGATTTATCCCTTAGTAGAATGCACAATTGAtaaaaggcttaatgcatatgcaaccccgaacttgtcccttttttcattttggcatctCAACTAAGTGTTATTTCTATTGAACTcctgaactcgtcctcaagtgtgtctatcaaacacaatctgacttacatagtattccatttcaatgtagcaacatgctaatatatattctaatttaattatgtcattTTTTAGCTAAAGTTAGCAGCGATtgagaggggaaaaaaaaagtaagctTTTAATTAAGCTGGCAGTGAAAGAGCAGAACCAGCAGAAACCGACACAtccatgacctaaagaatagcttaccacacatctaaaatattactttatcttcattaCCACAATTTGTtttttgcttctaataaaaatcagatttagagggtttgatagacacacttgaggtcAAGTTCAGgagttcaataggaacaacacttagttgaggtgccaaaatagaaaaaagggataaatttagggggctgcatatgcattaagccttgaTAAAACATACCATAAGGCTTTGACTTCAGTCAAGGTCACAGACATTTTGGCATCTTCATCATCTTTCAACTTGAGCAAAACATGCAAAAAGTCCTTGCTGTCTTGGCCAACTCCATTTCCATCCCAGTTAGATCGTTTTTGGGGAAATAAGGGGTTGTAGGTTTTTAATtaagttgggtcgggtttaaatgatgaaatggatttaaaattgaaattgggttattttggaaatttaggaatttccgtcaagacaggaatatattttgaaaacttttaataacgggaggggtatttttcaCTCAAATTTATAACAGAATATATTTTTTGCTATTATAACAAAGTAGAgggtatttttggcccttttccctaTAATTAATTCTGAGATTGTAAACTCCGAATTAAAGGGTCAAATATAACCCTGTACTATCGAAAAGAGCCAAATATActcctcgttatactttgagttcaaatatacccctttcatTATACTTTCGATTCAGATATACCCCTCTTCCGTTAAGTTATCCAAAGTGGACATCCATTTACATGTGGCACGAACATTTTAGTGAGGTGGACACCACGTGACATGCCACCTCACACCCCAACCCATTTTACTAATGGCAATTGAGACGTGTACCGAAAGGGATTACTGAGACACAACGGGTAACAACGATCCAAACAAGGGgtcaaaaaaaattacttacCAAGATCCTTCAATTGATTAACTCTTGTAACGGATTTAAGCAGTTTAGCAtccaggggcggatctacgtATATCCCAGGGTGTTCATACGAACCCCCTCAgtcgaaaaattacactgtttatataaagccaaatttttattttatgtgtatatatttaatattgaACCCCTTCAACACAAACGAAAGGCGCAACTCAGTGGCGCTGGGGGTTCAGAGTTGCACGATCCACgcgggttcgaacccctgcAGCCCCGCTTACAACATTTTCTGAACATTTTATTTCAGCTGTTTCATTAAACAAAACGACGTAGTTTAGTAACGTTATATTTACTTAAAATAAATGGACAAAACGGTGTAGTTGGGACAAGTCTAATTGGATTCAAATCCCTAAATAAGTCAAATACAAAACAAACCAAaggttttctttctcttctcatCCGTCACTGTGCAGTGTccacacctttctttctttttttttttttttttttttttgctcggtTCATTACTGGATTTAGCCATTGGGCCGTCGACGTCGTCTCTCCTTAACGTCGGTCGCCTCTCTCCGATCTCTGGTTCATGGCTTCTTCGCAAGTCTTCTTAGTTCCCtcctttctccattttttttatctttctaAAATTCTATATATTTGCTTTATTGCATACCCTCTTCATAGTTCATACCCCACTTGTAAGAATAAAAtgcgggtatgttgttgttgttgtaattttgtatatttgcTATAAAGTTTAGCTCGATTGCTAAAATTGCCGGTGTGACCGAGAATTGAtcatttgcaaaattttctctCTTGCTTTGTAGATTATACCCATGAAGTATTTTTTGTATTTGGAGATATGATAGTTGAAAATGTCATTCTACTAATCGGTTAATCATCCGGGAAATATTATAATGACTCGGTTTAGTTTCATGTATAATTAATTAGTGTTTCGGTGGTGTAGAGATTAGATTTCTTGTCGtgtttaaattacttattttagaAAGAACAATTTATTCTAGGAAGAAGGAACTAAATGAGTAAAATTGTCTACGAATCGTTTATTTCTTTTAAGTTCTAACAAAATTCTTACTTTTTACGATTCGGTCTCAACGTTCGGTGAAGTTATATTTTACCAAAGTACCGAAATCAAGTGTAGCTTCTTCTAGTCAACCTAACTGTGAAGCAAATGCCAACCATTAAGTACCGTTACCTTCTTCTCAAGAATTTGATTTGAGTACTTTAAATTATGATCCGGTGAAAGAACCCCAATCTTGGACTATCATCCAAACCATCGTGATGTTATTAGAAGAGCATACCTTATTAATGGTCCTTGTCAACCTCGGTTTTCTAAAGATGAGTATCCTCGAAACGAATATTTACGATCAATGCGTCGTTTTAATTACGAATGGTTTGATGATGTATATCATGATTGGTTGGATATAGTGTTAGTAAAGATGCGATCTATTGTTTGTATTGTTATCTATTTAAAGGCTACAACACCAATCAAGGTGGGGGTGAAATATTTTCAACTGTTGGGCTTAAGAGTTGgcagaaaaagaagaatcttGGAAAATATATTGGTCTACCGAACAGCCCACATAACCAGTCAAAAAAGAAATGTCAAGATTTATTGCGGGTACAACAGTCTATGCAATTTAGTCAATTTAAGCATGCGTATTTGGTCCTCTTAAGTGTTTCAGTTGATGTAGTAAGACTTCTTATAACTCAAGGATTGGCATTTCGAGGTCATGATGAATCTAAATCATCACTTAGTAGGggtaattttcttcaaattctctCATGGTTTGCGAAAAAGTGTGATAATATTCGTGATTATGTCTTGGAACATGCTCACTCAAAATGATCAAATGACTTCTCCAATGATTCAAAAAGATATTGTGAGTGCTTGTAAGATAGAAACAATTAAAGCTATTCTTGAGGAATTAAATGGTGACTAC from Lycium ferocissimum isolate CSIRO_LF1 chromosome 2, AGI_CSIRO_Lferr_CH_V1, whole genome shotgun sequence includes:
- the LOC132047575 gene encoding uncharacterized protein LOC132047575 yields the protein MLKIDGWVSDCKNKMIKTKKSVPCSQSKIVHSRKLNLEKKQKGDSDGFITSKIKEELGEGTGKHVQQFKSSCMDRVVAKEMSVTLPAARNFFTTKHSDVVLQVSSKRPRAVRCILGIANAKFTAGWKEFVLENNLKVGDVCVFERVSRSKLLFNFIIFPSPEGEGNNVIILPKQKLLGSLIL